The DNA sequence GTCATCTCGGCATCGGTCTACGTCTTCATCAACCTGATCGTCGACCTTCTCTACCCGGTCTTAGATCCCCGTTTGCGCAGAAAGGCCAACCGATGAGTACTCCAGCTCCCTTAGTAGCGTCGCAGAAGCTCACCCGGGAAAACCGCGACAACAAACGACCTGTCCATCGCGCTAACCCGTGGACATCACCCGGCACGATCATCTCCCTCCTTGTCCTGGTGGTCGCGTTTTCCTGGGCTTTAGTCCCCGGCCTTTTTACTTCCGGCGACCCGACCATCGGCAACGATCAGGGCCTCCTCGCACCAAGCGCTGAGCACTGGTTTGGCACCGATTCCGTTGGTCGCGATCTCTACACCCGCGTGGTCTATGGCTCCCGCAACTCCCTGCTCGGCGCGCTCGTGGCCGTGGCCGTCGGCTTGAGCTTGGGCACGCTCATTGGACTGATCGCTGGTGCCCGCGGTGGCGTGGTGGACACCATTCTCATGCGCATCGTCGACGTGCTCCTCGCCGTGCCCGCTTTGCTGTTGAGCTTGGCCATCATCATCACCCTCGGATTTGGCACCATCAACGCCGCCATCGCCGTGGGCATTTCTACCGTCGCTGTCTTCGCCCGATTGGCCCGTTCGCAGGTCCTCAACGTGGCAGGCAGCGACTACGTGGAAGCTGCCTATGGGTCGGGAGCCACGGAATTCCAGGTGTTGTACCGACACATTCTGCCCAACTCCCTCACGCCAGTTCTGGCGTTGGCTGCGCTGCAATTCGGCAATGCGATCCTCCAGCTCTCCATTCTCGGCTTCCTGGGCTACGGCACCCCACCTCCGACCCCGGAGTGGGGACTGCTCATCGCCGATGCTCGCGATTATCTGGCCACGTCCTGGTGGCTCACCGTCTTACCGGGATTGGTCATCGTCGCCGTCGTCGTCTCCACGAACCGTTTGAGCACCGTCCTACAGAAGGGAAGTAGCTCATGACACTTCTTCAGGTCTCTGATCTCCATGTTTCTTACTCCACGTCCCAGGGCCCGGTCTATGCCGCTCAAGGCGTGAGCTT is a window from the Corynebacterium testudinoris genome containing:
- a CDS encoding ABC transporter permease; this encodes MSTPAPLVASQKLTRENRDNKRPVHRANPWTSPGTIISLLVLVVAFSWALVPGLFTSGDPTIGNDQGLLAPSAEHWFGTDSVGRDLYTRVVYGSRNSLLGALVAVAVGLSLGTLIGLIAGARGGVVDTILMRIVDVLLAVPALLLSLAIIITLGFGTINAAIAVGISTVAVFARLARSQVLNVAGSDYVEAAYGSGATEFQVLYRHILPNSLTPVLALAALQFGNAILQLSILGFLGYGTPPPTPEWGLLIADARDYLATSWWLTVLPGLVIVAVVVSTNRLSTVLQKGSSS